From one Holophagales bacterium genomic stretch:
- a CDS encoding PAS domain S-box protein yields the protein MKIRPLLLALLVLVGPAATAQPAVADAASGKRVLVLHSYYKGYKWTDDENRGISAALEPALGVENVFVEYMDTKRFFEDRYVSQLPEAYRRKYLDHRIDLIVATDDRAMEFLVEHRDDVFPGTPVVFCGVNYFREEKLRGRPLFTGVSEDVDVGASLDTALALHPGTSRIYIVNEDTETGRAVRERLDEIGPSWKGVPLEPLDGLPMAKILARVRSLPPTSLVFFTFFSRDVEGRVFGYDESIRLVSEASTVPVYGAWDFNLGFGLVGGMLASGFDQGETAGTIALKVLRGADPASIPVVRSLPGRYLFDHVQLVRWGIPSSRLPAGSTVINLPESAYSRYRNLILTGAGALILLGVLNAVLALNISRRKLAEAALREHQEQLEETIRVRSAQLSTANEELRRDILERERTERALRAAEMNLRSIFENAAEGIYQSTPSGRFVTVNPALAAMAGYASPTDMVEAIADIRKDFYVQPGSRARFEESLASAEEVRGFESLVRRKDGGLIWVLENARAIRNEKGRVDHYEGIVQDVSERRRMAEKLDRTRQKLRGLAGELTQVEERERRTIAAHLHDQLGAVLSMAKVKLASLRQGAEGTPFAPALEEVHSLVGDAVQETRSLTWELSPPILYQLGLEAALEWLGESVEQRHGVAFRLTKEGTQRDLGEERRFLVFSAVRELLLNVVKHAGASGVSLHLRWLEGVVEATLEDDGEGFDVPAAAALPDARRSFGLFSIQERFDDLGGSVSIRSAPGEGTSVTLVLPYAAEASGQGE from the coding sequence ATGAAGATCCGCCCGCTCCTCCTCGCTCTTCTGGTCCTCGTCGGACCGGCCGCAACCGCCCAGCCTGCGGTGGCGGATGCAGCCTCGGGTAAGAGGGTCCTCGTTCTCCACTCCTATTACAAGGGCTACAAGTGGACCGACGACGAGAACCGGGGGATCTCCGCGGCGCTCGAGCCGGCCCTCGGCGTCGAGAACGTCTTCGTCGAATACATGGATACGAAGCGCTTCTTCGAGGACCGCTACGTTTCCCAGCTCCCGGAGGCTTACCGGAGGAAGTACCTCGACCACCGGATCGACCTCATCGTGGCCACCGACGATCGCGCGATGGAGTTCCTCGTGGAGCATCGCGACGACGTCTTTCCAGGTACGCCCGTCGTCTTCTGCGGGGTGAACTATTTCCGGGAAGAGAAACTGAGGGGTCGGCCGCTCTTCACCGGCGTGAGCGAGGACGTCGACGTCGGAGCGAGCCTCGACACGGCCCTCGCGCTCCATCCCGGGACCAGCCGGATCTACATCGTGAACGAAGACACGGAAACGGGCCGGGCCGTGAGGGAACGGCTCGACGAGATCGGCCCGTCCTGGAAGGGCGTGCCGCTCGAGCCGCTCGACGGCCTGCCGATGGCGAAGATCCTCGCCCGGGTCCGGTCGCTTCCGCCCACGAGCCTCGTCTTCTTCACGTTCTTCTCCCGAGACGTGGAGGGAAGGGTCTTCGGGTACGACGAGAGCATCCGGCTCGTCTCCGAGGCCTCGACCGTCCCCGTGTACGGCGCCTGGGACTTCAACCTCGGGTTCGGGCTCGTGGGCGGCATGCTCGCGAGCGGCTTCGACCAGGGAGAGACGGCCGGGACGATCGCGCTGAAAGTCCTTCGCGGAGCGGACCCGGCGTCGATCCCGGTCGTGAGGAGCCTCCCGGGACGGTATCTCTTCGACCATGTCCAGCTCGTGAGGTGGGGCATCCCGTCCTCCCGTCTTCCGGCCGGGAGCACCGTGATCAACCTCCCCGAGTCGGCGTACTCCCGCTACCGGAACCTGATCCTCACGGGCGCCGGGGCGCTGATCCTTCTCGGCGTCCTGAACGCGGTCCTCGCGCTGAACATCAGCCGGCGGAAGCTGGCCGAGGCGGCGCTGCGGGAGCACCAGGAGCAGCTGGAGGAGACGATCCGAGTCCGCTCGGCGCAGCTCTCGACGGCCAACGAGGAGCTCCGGAGGGACATCCTCGAGCGGGAGAGGACGGAACGGGCGCTTCGGGCCGCGGAAATGAATCTGAGGAGCATCTTCGAGAACGCGGCGGAAGGGATCTACCAGTCGACTCCGTCCGGGCGGTTCGTGACCGTGAACCCGGCCCTCGCCGCGATGGCCGGCTACGCATCGCCGACCGACATGGTCGAGGCCATCGCCGACATCCGGAAGGACTTCTACGTCCAGCCCGGCAGCCGGGCCAGGTTCGAGGAGTCGCTCGCGTCCGCGGAAGAGGTGCGAGGCTTCGAGTCGCTCGTCAGGAGGAAGGACGGCGGACTCATCTGGGTCCTCGAGAACGCGCGGGCGATCCGGAACGAGAAGGGCCGCGTCGACCACTACGAGGGAATCGTCCAGGACGTCAGCGAGCGCCGCCGCATGGCGGAGAAGCTGGACCGGACGCGCCAGAAGCTGCGCGGGCTGGCGGGCGAGCTGACACAGGTCGAAGAGCGGGAGCGCCGGACGATCGCCGCGCACCTTCACGACCAGCTCGGAGCCGTCCTCTCGATGGCGAAAGTGAAGCTCGCCTCCCTCCGCCAGGGGGCCGAGGGGACCCCCTTCGCCCCGGCCCTCGAGGAGGTCCACTCTCTCGTCGGGGACGCCGTCCAGGAGACGCGCTCGCTCACGTGGGAGCTGAGCCCGCCCATCCTCTATCAGCTCGGCCTGGAGGCCGCCCTGGAGTGGCTCGGCGAGAGCGTCGAGCAGCGGCACGGCGTCGCCTTCCGGCTGACGAAAGAGGGAACGCAGCGCGACCTCGGCGAGGAACGCCGGTTCCTCGTCTTCTCGGCGGTCCGCGAGCTCCTGCTCAACGTCGTCAAGCACGCCGGCGCCAGCGGCGTCTCCCTGCACCTCCGCTGGCTCGAGGGCGTCGTCGAGGCGACCCTCGAGGACGATGGAGAGGGCTTCGACGTCCCGGCTGCGGCGGCCCTTCCCGACGCCCGCCGGAGCTTCGGCCTCTTCAGCATCCAGGAGCGGTTCGACGACCTCGGCGGGAGCGTCTCCATCCGTTCGGCCCCCGGAGAAGGAACGTCCGTAACCCTCGTGCTACCTTATGCGGCGGAGGCCAGCGGGCAGGGCGAATGA
- a CDS encoding TetR/AcrR family transcriptional regulator, with translation MDQEEKSERSRAQILEAALDLFSRQGYRGTSIRDISRAAGVSTGSVYHHFHEKEELFDTLLSEYWTAIERPDFPFNRALASGAFPDRLEELAEAAEESVKTWQRHIALIYVDVVEMQGTHIQRFYSGMADRFAAFLHRDQAHGGPAARLAPEVEPLSAVMLASRIFLQYYAVELLFRVPDQFGKPSKAAIHDIAEILRRGMLREGRAAVVPPP, from the coding sequence ATGGACCAGGAAGAGAAATCGGAAAGGAGCCGGGCGCAGATCCTCGAAGCGGCGCTCGACCTCTTCTCGCGACAGGGCTACCGCGGAACGAGCATCCGCGACATCTCGAGGGCGGCCGGCGTCTCCACCGGCAGCGTCTACCACCACTTCCACGAGAAGGAAGAGCTCTTCGACACGCTCCTGTCGGAGTACTGGACCGCCATCGAACGCCCCGACTTCCCCTTCAACCGGGCCCTCGCCTCCGGCGCGTTCCCCGACCGGCTGGAAGAGCTGGCCGAGGCGGCGGAGGAGAGCGTGAAGACGTGGCAGCGGCACATCGCGCTCATCTACGTCGACGTCGTCGAGATGCAGGGGACCCACATCCAGCGCTTCTACTCCGGCATGGCGGACCGCTTCGCGGCGTTCCTCCACCGCGACCAGGCCCACGGCGGCCCCGCCGCGCGCCTCGCACCCGAGGTGGAGCCGCTCTCGGCGGTCATGCTCGCGAGCCGCATCTTCCTGCAGTACTACGCCGTCGAGCTTCTCTTCCGGGTCCCCGACCAGTTCGGCAAGCCCTCGAAGGCGGCCATCCACGACATCGCCGAGATCCTCCGGCGCGGGATGCTCCGCGAGGGCCGCGCCGCAGTCGTTCCGCCGCCCTGA
- a CDS encoding lactate utilization protein: MFDTFRTRAEAVSAEVHRVGSAAEAVQFVEELLRREGAADVPGLRAVWAAGPLVSRSLASSLASRVPGLTFDVTREAATESRVGVSEMEWGLADTGTVVQDATDPVLRLVSTLPEIHVALLPASRILPGLADVVPKLDPGRAPYISFITGPSRTADIERVLTIGVHGPSRLVVVVHDGDGANPEVMP, from the coding sequence ATGTTCGACACGTTCCGTACACGCGCCGAGGCCGTGAGCGCGGAGGTCCACAGGGTCGGCAGCGCTGCCGAGGCCGTCCAATTCGTCGAGGAGCTGCTCCGGCGTGAAGGGGCTGCGGACGTGCCCGGCCTCAGGGCGGTGTGGGCGGCCGGTCCGCTCGTGTCGCGCTCCCTCGCGTCGTCCCTCGCCTCGCGTGTCCCCGGCTTGACCTTCGACGTCACGCGGGAGGCGGCCACCGAGAGCCGCGTCGGCGTCAGCGAGATGGAGTGGGGGCTCGCCGACACGGGTACGGTCGTCCAGGACGCCACCGACCCCGTCCTCCGCCTCGTCTCGACGCTGCCGGAGATCCACGTCGCTCTCCTTCCCGCCAGCCGGATCCTCCCGGGGCTCGCCGACGTCGTGCCGAAGCTCGATCCGGGCCGCGCTCCTTACATCTCCTTCATCACCGGGCCGAGCCGGACGGCCGACATCGAGCGGGTCCTGACGATCGGCGTCCACGGGCCGTCGCGCCTCGTGGTCGTCGTCCACGACGGTGACGGTGCGAACCCGGAGGTGATGCCATGA
- a CDS encoding L-lactate permease translates to MTWTQIYTPVAGNLLLSALVAALPVVVLLGLLAFFHVKAHKAALLGLATSLGVAIFVYGMPTKLALTSAVYGAAYGLFPIGWIVLCAIFVYDLTVKSGDFEVVKHTVAGLADDRRIQALLIAFSFGAFIEGAAGFGTPVAISAAMLIGLGFRPLLAAGIALIGNTAPVAYGALGTPIVVLASVTGLDVQALSAMTGRQLPFFSLLVPFWLVWAMAGRKAMWEVWPACLTSGLSFAVTQFLVSNYHGPWVVDIAGAIVSMGATVLLLKFWQPKKTWSFEHENKAERASEAANRPIHTPKRALMAWMPWILLSVFVFAWGLPQVKDVLNGGKKDSPNVLKGVSMLKWEAPGLHKAVIKAPPVVKAEKPEEAVFTFNWLSATGTSLLLSGIVSGLLIGFSFKEIAKVFWGTLMRVRISLLTIGAMLALGFSTRYAGLDATMGLAFASTGVLFPFFSPLLGWLGVALTGSDTSSNVLFGGLQMISAEKLGINPILAAAANSSGGVMGKMIDAQSIVVASVATNQQGQEGVILRYVFWHSIVLACLVGVLVFLQAYVFPWMIPTVEAVAK, encoded by the coding sequence CTGACCTGGACCCAGATCTACACCCCGGTAGCAGGCAACCTGCTGCTCTCGGCCCTCGTGGCGGCACTTCCGGTGGTCGTGCTGCTGGGCCTGCTCGCGTTCTTCCACGTGAAGGCGCACAAGGCCGCGCTCCTGGGACTCGCGACCTCCCTCGGAGTCGCCATCTTCGTATACGGGATGCCGACGAAGCTCGCGCTGACCTCGGCCGTGTACGGGGCGGCCTACGGCCTCTTCCCGATCGGCTGGATCGTTCTCTGCGCGATCTTCGTCTACGACCTCACCGTGAAGTCGGGTGACTTCGAGGTCGTCAAGCACACCGTCGCGGGTCTCGCGGACGACCGCCGGATCCAGGCGCTGCTGATCGCGTTCTCCTTCGGCGCGTTCATCGAGGGCGCTGCGGGCTTCGGGACCCCGGTCGCGATCTCCGCGGCGATGCTCATCGGCCTCGGCTTCCGGCCCCTTCTCGCGGCCGGGATCGCCCTGATCGGAAACACCGCCCCGGTCGCCTACGGCGCGCTCGGCACGCCCATCGTCGTCCTGGCGTCCGTCACCGGCCTCGACGTCCAGGCTCTCTCGGCCATGACCGGCCGGCAGCTCCCCTTCTTCTCTCTCCTCGTCCCCTTCTGGCTCGTCTGGGCGATGGCCGGCCGCAAGGCGATGTGGGAGGTCTGGCCCGCCTGCCTGACCTCGGGCCTCAGCTTCGCCGTCACGCAGTTCCTCGTCAGCAACTACCACGGTCCCTGGGTCGTCGACATCGCCGGCGCCATCGTGTCGATGGGGGCGACGGTCCTCCTCCTGAAGTTCTGGCAGCCGAAGAAGACCTGGAGCTTCGAGCACGAGAACAAGGCGGAACGGGCCAGCGAGGCTGCGAACCGGCCGATCCACACTCCGAAGCGGGCTCTCATGGCGTGGATGCCCTGGATCCTCCTCTCGGTCTTCGTCTTCGCGTGGGGTCTCCCGCAGGTGAAGGACGTCCTCAACGGGGGCAAGAAAGACTCCCCGAACGTCCTCAAGGGTGTCTCGATGCTGAAGTGGGAGGCCCCCGGCCTCCACAAGGCGGTCATCAAGGCCCCGCCGGTCGTGAAGGCCGAGAAGCCGGAAGAGGCGGTCTTCACGTTCAACTGGCTCTCGGCCACCGGGACGAGCCTCCTTCTCTCCGGCATCGTGAGCGGCCTGCTCATCGGCTTCTCGTTCAAGGAGATCGCCAAGGTCTTCTGGGGGACGCTGATGCGCGTGAGGATCTCGCTCCTCACCATCGGGGCCATGCTGGCGCTGGGCTTCTCGACGCGCTATGCGGGACTCGACGCCACGATGGGGCTCGCGTTCGCCTCGACCGGCGTCCTCTTCCCCTTCTTCTCCCCGCTCCTCGGCTGGCTCGGCGTCGCGCTGACGGGGAGCGACACCTCCTCGAACGTCCTCTTCGGCGGGCTGCAGATGATCAGCGCCGAGAAGCTCGGCATCAACCCGATCCTCGCGGCCGCGGCGAACAGCAGCGGCGGCGTCATGGGCAAGATGATCGACGCGCAGAGCATCGTCGTCGCCAGCGTCGCGACGAACCAGCAGGGGCAGGAGGGCGTCATCCTCCGCTACGTCTTCTGGCACTCGATCGTCCTGGCGTGCCTCGTCGGCGTCCTCGTCTTCCTGCAGGCCTACGTCTTCCCCTGGATGATCCCGACCGTCGAAGCGGTCGCAAAGTGA
- a CDS encoding response regulator transcription factor, whose protein sequence is MSTTILLVDDHRIVREGLRTLLGQQPDLEVVGEAADGRDAVTQARLLRPDVIVMDIAMPELNGVEATRLILAELPQVRIVALSMYADRRFVAEILRAGALGYVLKDGAFEELALAIRTITEGKTYLSPSIAGLVVEELMQRTSAPGSPSLGGLTPRERQVLKLLADGMRPREIALELSISVKTVEVHKQNLMNKLEIHTAAELTRFAIREGLSAP, encoded by the coding sequence ATGAGCACGACCATCCTCCTGGTGGACGACCACCGGATCGTCCGCGAGGGGCTCCGGACCCTCCTCGGCCAGCAGCCGGACCTCGAGGTCGTCGGAGAGGCCGCCGACGGGCGCGACGCCGTCACGCAGGCGCGTCTCCTCCGGCCCGACGTCATCGTGATGGACATCGCCATGCCGGAGCTGAACGGCGTCGAGGCGACCCGGCTCATCCTCGCGGAGCTCCCGCAAGTGCGCATCGTGGCGCTCTCCATGTACGCCGATCGGCGTTTCGTCGCGGAGATCCTGCGGGCCGGCGCCCTCGGATACGTTCTGAAGGACGGGGCGTTCGAGGAGCTGGCGCTGGCGATCCGGACGATCACGGAGGGGAAGACCTACCTCAGCCCGTCGATCGCCGGGCTCGTCGTCGAGGAGCTCATGCAGCGAACGTCCGCCCCGGGCTCCCCGTCGCTCGGCGGCCTGACCCCTCGCGAGAGACAGGTCCTGAAGCTCCTGGCGGACGGGATGCGGCCGCGGGAGATCGCGCTGGAACTGTCCATCAGCGTGAAGACGGTCGAGGTCCACAAGCAGAACCTCATGAACAAGCTGGAGATCCACACGGCGGCCGAGCTGACCCGTTTCGCCATCAGGGAAGGCCTTTCCGCTCCCTGA
- a CDS encoding LUD domain-containing protein, which yields MTMTFRKEIGEALGNPNLAGALGRFYEAYPISRAKAYQGVDFEAVRTRIAEVKGDAAGRFPELVARFKKEAEARGAKVVLLKSPEEVRSYIVDLAREKGVKKVAKSKSMASEEVHLNAALTEAGIDVKETDLGEWIIQLAGQRPSHMVMPAIHLTKEDVAEIFSKEVGERLANDIPRLVKVAKKELRPAFLEADMGISGANIAVAETGTLVLVTNEGNARLVTTLPKIHVAIVGLEKLVPAFADVVPILTALPRSATGQLMTSYVSMITGAAPNTDGTPKELHIVLMDHRRSEMAADPVFKEALQCIRCASCLNVCPVYRHVGGHVFGDVYTGGIGTILTAWTGAMERSKEIQGLCIQCGNCVGVCPGKIDIPELIVEVRRRQVQDKGQPFVQKAIFKVVNNRRLFHSVLRSASLAQKPFEKDGFVRHLPFFLSGLADFRSLPAIADRPFRDTFKEIPQKKGTRKAAFYAGCLIDFAYPGMGEDVVKVLNAGGVEVTFPEAQTCCGAPARYSGAYEVAAQNAIDNLEALLAEEVDWVVSACPTCTTALKHEFARALRSTGKTEWLAKADALAAKVIDFSSLVTKLVGDGSLKIDTKKLPPVTYHDSCHLKRTLHVSEEPRALLRKAGHEVVEMKESDTCCGMGGSYSLKFPEISKPILQKKLANIRDTKAGTAAMDCPGCVMQIRGGFDKKENPVEVQHIARLLARALDEETPPANSKRP from the coding sequence ATGACGATGACGTTCCGCAAGGAGATCGGCGAGGCGCTCGGCAACCCGAACCTCGCCGGGGCCCTCGGCCGGTTCTACGAGGCCTACCCGATCAGCCGCGCGAAGGCGTACCAGGGAGTCGACTTCGAGGCGGTGAGGACGCGCATCGCCGAGGTGAAGGGAGACGCCGCCGGACGCTTCCCGGAGCTCGTGGCCCGGTTCAAGAAGGAGGCCGAGGCGCGCGGCGCGAAGGTCGTCCTCCTGAAGAGCCCCGAGGAGGTCCGGAGCTACATCGTCGACCTGGCCCGCGAGAAGGGCGTGAAGAAGGTCGCGAAGTCCAAGTCGATGGCCTCCGAGGAGGTCCACCTCAATGCGGCGCTCACCGAAGCCGGGATCGACGTGAAGGAGACCGACCTCGGCGAGTGGATCATCCAGCTGGCCGGCCAGCGCCCCTCGCACATGGTGATGCCGGCGATCCACCTGACGAAGGAGGACGTGGCCGAGATCTTCAGCAAGGAGGTCGGCGAACGGCTCGCGAACGACATCCCGCGCCTCGTGAAGGTGGCGAAGAAGGAGCTGCGCCCCGCGTTCCTCGAGGCCGACATGGGAATCTCGGGGGCCAACATCGCCGTCGCCGAGACCGGGACGCTCGTACTCGTCACGAACGAGGGGAACGCCCGCCTCGTCACGACCCTGCCGAAGATCCACGTCGCGATCGTCGGCCTCGAGAAGCTCGTCCCCGCCTTCGCGGACGTCGTCCCGATCCTCACCGCCCTCCCCCGCAGCGCGACCGGACAGCTGATGACGAGCTACGTCTCGATGATCACCGGCGCCGCGCCGAACACCGACGGGACGCCGAAGGAGCTGCACATCGTCCTGATGGACCACCGGCGGAGCGAGATGGCGGCCGACCCGGTCTTCAAGGAGGCGCTGCAGTGCATCCGCTGCGCCTCCTGCCTGAACGTCTGCCCCGTCTACCGTCACGTCGGCGGGCACGTCTTCGGGGACGTCTACACGGGCGGCATCGGCACCATCCTGACGGCCTGGACCGGGGCGATGGAGCGCTCGAAGGAGATCCAGGGGCTCTGCATCCAGTGCGGCAACTGCGTCGGCGTCTGCCCGGGGAAGATCGACATCCCCGAGCTCATCGTCGAGGTGCGCCGGCGACAGGTGCAGGACAAGGGGCAGCCGTTCGTCCAGAAGGCGATCTTCAAGGTCGTCAACAACCGCCGCCTCTTCCACTCGGTCCTGCGCTCGGCCTCCCTCGCCCAGAAGCCGTTCGAGAAGGACGGGTTCGTGCGGCACCTGCCGTTCTTCCTCTCGGGGCTCGCCGACTTCCGGAGCCTCCCCGCCATTGCCGACAGGCCCTTCCGCGACACGTTCAAGGAGATCCCGCAGAAGAAGGGAACCAGGAAGGCCGCGTTCTACGCCGGCTGCCTCATCGACTTCGCCTACCCCGGAATGGGCGAGGACGTCGTGAAGGTGCTCAACGCGGGAGGCGTCGAGGTGACCTTCCCCGAGGCCCAGACCTGCTGCGGCGCCCCCGCGCGCTACAGCGGCGCTTACGAGGTCGCCGCGCAGAACGCGATCGACAACCTCGAGGCGCTCCTCGCCGAGGAGGTCGACTGGGTCGTCTCGGCCTGCCCCACCTGCACGACGGCCCTGAAGCACGAGTTCGCGCGGGCGCTCCGGAGCACGGGGAAGACCGAGTGGCTTGCAAAGGCCGACGCCCTCGCCGCGAAGGTGATCGACTTCTCCTCCCTCGTCACGAAGCTCGTCGGGGACGGGTCGCTGAAGATCGATACGAAGAAGCTCCCGCCCGTCACGTACCACGACTCCTGCCACCTGAAGCGAACCCTGCACGTCTCAGAGGAGCCGCGCGCGCTCCTCCGGAAGGCCGGCCACGAGGTCGTCGAGATGAAGGAGTCGGACACCTGCTGCGGCATGGGCGGCTCCTACTCGCTCAAGTTCCCCGAGATCAGCAAGCCGATCCTCCAGAAGAAGCTCGCGAACATCCGCGACACGAAGGCCGGGACCGCCGCGATGGACTGCCCCGGCTGCGTCATGCAGATTCGCGGCGGGTTCGACAAGAAGGAGAACCCGGTCGAGGTACAGCACATCGCCCGGCTGCTCGCCAGGGCGCTGGATGAGGAGACCCCACCGGCAAACTCGAAAAGGCCCTGA
- a CDS encoding transglycosylase domain-containing protein, with the protein MSRSRHLLLLAAAALAAGAALRGGIAVVEAVLEGKIRERIVAEAAERGFALSVGRVRVRLPFRASLADVRVTGRGTSARLPSVEVRVGLVGLGALGHLRRLDLGGLTAELPQGLSLSVPPSSWDISLSEGILALEGRSGEGKVGLERPGKGAVRVRLGGLDLTRLVTLRRDGVWVGDLGVVSGVAALTQIPEDGLEIEANLRSAGARLAAPPEEDAPGMESLGEPFDAEGSVSAKLYRDARLLDVACASGAAAGLSARSRVVAAWAPRDLWLDLETSIPRLELATLLAASGLDLPATEGDLGSAALEARVTGRMLDPKSFVVEERLDFHPPSRSLPALEQFRGPFRRSMTGRDGRKVLVTVDPASPDFVPLDDVPPLFLRALLISEDANFWGHSGLDLGEVPVAMSINWVRGQRARGASTITQQLAKNLFLTRERSYRRKLQEAALALLLEPTLGKRRILEIYLNVIEWGPGLHGLGPAARHYFGKNPSELTPRESAFLVSLIPGPVKYQGSFASGVLSRGFARLVNACLRRLRSVDALTDEELAAELAAPLILRWTPPDAIVEPLEEPGANESELLPGEPSDDAPGKLLGPEAEGPPVPPAPQVPTGEAKAGSPVVTPTTAPTAAPAALSTPPAPGRAEGGSSGADGAPD; encoded by the coding sequence ATGTCCCGCTCGCGCCACCTCCTCCTCCTCGCCGCCGCCGCCCTCGCGGCCGGCGCGGCGCTCAGGGGCGGGATCGCCGTGGTCGAAGCTGTCCTCGAGGGGAAGATCCGGGAGCGGATCGTCGCCGAGGCGGCGGAACGGGGCTTCGCGCTGTCGGTCGGCCGGGTGCGCGTGCGCCTTCCGTTCAGGGCGAGCCTGGCCGATGTCCGGGTGACCGGTCGTGGGACGAGCGCGCGTCTGCCGAGCGTCGAGGTCCGGGTGGGGCTGGTCGGGCTCGGAGCGCTCGGGCACCTGCGCCGGCTCGACCTCGGCGGCCTGACGGCCGAGCTGCCGCAGGGCCTCTCCTTGTCGGTGCCGCCGAGCAGCTGGGACATCTCCCTGTCGGAGGGGATCCTCGCGCTCGAGGGCCGATCAGGCGAAGGGAAGGTCGGTCTCGAGCGGCCGGGGAAGGGCGCGGTTCGCGTTCGCCTCGGGGGTCTCGACCTGACACGGCTCGTCACGCTGCGCCGGGACGGCGTCTGGGTCGGAGACCTCGGCGTCGTGTCGGGCGTCGCCGCCCTGACACAGATCCCGGAGGACGGCCTCGAGATCGAAGCGAACCTGCGCTCTGCCGGCGCGAGGCTCGCGGCGCCTCCCGAGGAGGACGCGCCCGGGATGGAGTCGCTCGGCGAACCGTTCGACGCCGAGGGCTCCGTCTCGGCGAAGCTCTACCGGGACGCCCGCCTGCTCGACGTGGCCTGCGCCTCCGGGGCGGCCGCGGGCCTGAGCGCGCGATCGCGGGTCGTCGCCGCGTGGGCGCCCCGGGACCTCTGGCTCGACCTGGAGACGTCGATCCCGCGCCTCGAGCTCGCGACTCTTCTGGCGGCCTCGGGCCTGGACCTGCCAGCCACCGAGGGCGATCTGGGGAGCGCGGCGCTCGAGGCCCGCGTGACGGGACGGATGCTCGACCCGAAGTCGTTCGTCGTCGAGGAGCGTCTGGATTTTCACCCTCCCTCGAGGTCTCTGCCCGCGCTCGAGCAGTTCCGCGGTCCGTTCCGGCGTTCCATGACGGGGCGCGACGGCCGGAAGGTACTCGTGACGGTCGACCCCGCCAGCCCGGACTTCGTTCCACTCGACGACGTGCCGCCCCTCTTCCTCCGGGCGCTCCTGATCTCCGAGGACGCGAACTTCTGGGGGCACAGCGGGCTCGACCTGGGCGAGGTCCCGGTGGCGATGTCGATCAACTGGGTTCGCGGACAGCGGGCCCGCGGCGCCTCGACGATCACGCAGCAGCTCGCCAAGAACCTGTTTCTCACGCGGGAGCGCAGCTACCGGCGAAAACTCCAGGAGGCGGCCCTCGCCCTCCTGCTCGAGCCGACTCTCGGGAAGCGGCGGATCCTGGAGATCTACCTGAACGTGATCGAGTGGGGGCCGGGTCTGCACGGCCTCGGCCCCGCCGCGCGACACTACTTCGGCAAGAACCCGTCCGAGCTGACACCCCGCGAGAGCGCGTTCCTCGTCTCGCTGATCCCGGGTCCGGTCAAGTACCAGGGCTCGTTCGCCAGCGGCGTCCTCTCGCGCGGGTTCGCGAGGCTCGTGAACGCCTGCCTCCGGCGCCTCCGGTCGGTCGACGCGCTGACGGACGAAGAGCTCGCGGCCGAGCTCGCCGCACCCCTCATCCTCCGCTGGACGCCGCCCGACGCCATCGTCGAACCGCTCGAAGAGCCCGGCGCGAACGAGAGCGAGCTCCTGCCAGGGGAGCCGTCCGACGACGCGCCCGGGAAGCTCCTGGGTCCTGAGGCGGAGGGGCCGCCGGTGCCGCCCGCACCCCAGGTTCCGACAGGCGAGGCGAAGGCGGGATCCCCCGTCGTGACGCCGACGACCGCCCCCACGGCTGCTCCGGCCGCGCTTTCAACACCGCCCGCGCCGGGCAGAGCGGAGGGTGGCTCGAGCGGCGCGGACGGTGCGCCCGACTGA